The proteins below are encoded in one region of Danio rerio strain Tuebingen ecotype United States chromosome 14, GRCz12tu, whole genome shotgun sequence:
- the LOC141377490 gene encoding uncharacterized protein isoform X1 — MCFLIPVVTNTRKTREVRCRRNPHNLRSIHVSTISQLSLSVGLWNCQSAVNKADFITSIATYSDYNLMALTETWLRPEDTATHATLSANFSFSHTPRQTGRGGGTGLLISKEWKFTLIPSLPTISSFEFHAVTIIHPFYINVVVIYRPPGKLGHFLDELDVLLSSFSNFATPLLVLGDFNIYVDKPQAADFQTLLASFDLKRAPTSATHKSGNQLDLIYTRHCFTDQTIVTPLQISDHFLLSLNIHITPEPPHTPTLVTFRRNLRSLSPNRLSTIVSDSLPPSRKLTALDSNSATNTLCSTLASCLDRLCPLASRPARASPPAPWLSDALREHRSKLRAAERIWRKTKNPAHLLTYQTLLSSFSAEVTSAKQTYYRLKINNATNPRLLFKTFSSLLYPPPPPASSTLTTDDFATFFCTKTAKISAQFAAPTTNTQDTTPTPHTLTSFSQLSESEVSKLVLSSHATTCPLDPIPSHLLQAISPAVIPTLTHIINTSLDSGLFPTTFKQARVTPLLKKPNLDHTLLENYRPVSLLPFMAKILEKVVFNQVLDFLTQNNLMDNKQSGFKKGHSTETALLSVVEDLRLAKADSKSSVLILLDLSAAFDTVNHQILLSTLESLGVAGTVIQWFRSYLSDRSFRVSWRGEVSNLQHLNTGVPQGSVLGPLLFSIYTSSLGPVIQRHGFSYHCYADDTQLYLSFHPDDPSVPERISACLLDISHWMKDHHLQLNLAKTEMLVVSANPTLHHNFSIQMDGATITASKMVKSLGVTIDDQLNFSDHISRTARSCRFALYNIRKIRPFLSEHAAQLLVQALVLSKLDYCNSLLAGLPANSIKPLQLLQNAAARVVFNEPKRAHVTPLLVRLHWLPVAARIKFKTLMFAYKVTSGLAPSYLLSLLQIYVPSRNLRSVNERRLVVPSQRGKKSLSRTLTLNLPSWWNELPNCIRTAESLAIFKKRLKTQLFSLHFTS; from the coding sequence atgtgttttctaattcctgttgttactaacactcgcaaaacacgggaggtacgctgcaggcgtaatcctcacaaccttcgttcaatacatgtatctactatttcacaactctctctctccgtgggcctctggaattgtcaatcagctgttaacaaggctgattttattacctccatagctacatattctgattataatctcatggctctaactgagacctggttgaggccggaggacactgctacacatgctactctttctgctaatttctctttttcccacactcctcgtcagacagggagagggggtgggactggactactaatttccaaagaatggaaatttactctgataccgtccctgccaacaatcagctcctttgaattccatgcagtcaccattatccaccccttctacataaatgtggttgtcatctaccgcccaccaggtaaattaggtcacttcctagatgaactggatgttcttctctcatctttttctaattttgccactcccttattggtgctaggtgacttcaacatttacgttgacaaaccgcaagctgcagactttcagactttgcttgcctcttttgacctaaaaagagcacctacttctgctacccacaaatcaggtaatcagctagaccttatttacacacgacactgcttcactgatcaaacaatagtaactccactacaaatatctgatcatttccttctgtctctcaacatccacattactcctgagccgccacacactcctacactggttacctttcgcagaaacctacgatctctctcacccaatagactatccaccattgtttcagactctcttcctccatctcgcaaactcactgcacttgattcgaacagtgccactaatacactctgctccacactagcatcatgtctagaccgattatgtcctcttgcatccaggccagcccgtgccagtcctcctgcaccctggctctcggatgctctccgtgagcatcgctcaaaacttcgggctgcggagagaatttggcggaaaactaaaaatcctgcacatctcttaacataccaaactcttctgtcctctttctcagctgaggttacttctgcaaagcagacgtattaccgtctgaaaatcaacaatgccactaatcctcgcctactttttaaaacattttcctccctcctctatcctcctcctccacccgcatcctccacacttactactgatgactttgctacattcttctgcaccaaaactgcaaaaatcagtgctcaatttgctgcacctacaacaaacacgcaagatacaacaccaacaccacacacactcacctctttttctcagctctctgagtctgaggtgtccaaacttgtgctatctagccatgcaaccacctgtccactcgatcccattccctctcatctcttgcaagccatctctcctgcagtcataccaacactgactcacataattaacacatctcttgactctggtttattccccactacatttaagcaggctagggtaaccccactgctaaagaaacccaacctggaccatacgctacttgaaaactacagaccagtatccctgcttccattcatggccaagattctggagaaagtagtgttcaatcaagtcctggactttcttactcaaaacaatctcatggacaacaagcaatccggctttaagaaaggccactcaactgagactgccctgctctcggtcgtggaggatctcagactggctaaagcagactctaaatcatcagtcctcattttgctggacttgtcagctgcttttgacactgtcaaccaccagatcctgctatctacgcttgagtcactgggcgtcgcgggcactgttatacaatggttcagatcttacctctctgacaggtcattcagggtgtcttggaggggagaggtgtccaacctacagcatctaaacactggggtacctcaaggctctgttcttgggccacttctcttctccatctacacatcatctctaggaccagtcatccagagacatggattctcctaccactgctatgctgatgatacccagctatacctctcttttcatcctgatgatccctcggttccagaacgtatctcagcctgcctgttggatatttcacactggatgaaagatcatcatcttcagctgaaccttgcaaaaacggaaatgcttgtagtttctgccaacccgactctacaccataacttttcaatccagatggatggggcaaccattactgcatccaaaatggtgaaaagccttggagtaacgattgatgaccaactaaacttctctgaccacatttctagaactgctcgatcgtgcagatttgcactctataacatcagaaagatccgacccttcttatctgaacatgcagctcaactccttgttcaagctcttgttctctccaaactggattactgcaactctctactagctgggcttccagctaactctatcaagcctcttcaactgctccagaatgcagcagcacgagttgtcttcaatgaacctaaacgagcacatgtcactccgctgctagtccgtttgcactggctgccagttgctgctcgcatcaaattcaaaactctgatgtttgcctacaaagtgacttctggcctagcaccttcttatctgctctcacttctgcagatctatgtgccctccagaaacttgcgttctgtgaatgaacgtcgcctcgtggttccatcccaaagagggaaaaaatcactttcgcgaacgctcacgctcaatctgcccagttggtggaatgaactccctaactgcatcagaacagcagagtcactcgctattttcaagaaacgactaaaaactcaactatttagtctccacttcacttcctaa
- the LOC141377490 gene encoding uncharacterized protein isoform X2: MALTETWLRPEDTATHATLSANFSFSHTPRQTGRGGGTGLLISKEWKFTLIPSLPTISSFEFHAVTIIHPFYINVVVIYRPPGDFNIYVDKPQAADFQTLLASFDLKRAPTSATHKSGNQLDLIYTRHCFTDQTIVTPLQISDHFLLSLNIHITPEPPHTPTLVTFRRNLRSLSPNRLSTIVSDSLPPSRKLTALDSNSATNTLCSTLASCLDRLCPLASRPARASPPAPWLSDALREHRSKLRAAERIWRKTKNPAHLLTYQTLLSSFSAEVTSAKQTYYRLKINNATNPRLLFKTFSSLLYPPPPPASSTLTTDDFATFFCTKTAKISAQFAAPTTNTQDTTPTPHTLTSFSQLSESEVSKLVLSSHATTCPLDPIPSHLLQAISPAVIPTLTHIINTSLDSGLFPTTFKQARVTPLLKKPNLDHTLLENYRPVSLLPFMAKILEKVVFNQVLDFLTQNNLMDNKQSGFKKGHSTETALLSVVEDLRLAKADSKSSVLILLDLSAAFDTVNHQILLSTLESLGVAGTVIQWFRSYLSDRSFRVSWRGEVSNLQHLNTGVPQGSVLGPLLFSIYTSSLGPVIQRHGFSYHCYADDTQLYLSFHPDDPSVPERISACLLDISHWMKDHHLQLNLAKTEMLVVSANPTLHHNFSIQMDGATITASKMVKSLGVTIDDQLNFSDHISRTARSCRFALYNIRKIRPFLSEHAAQLLVQALVLSKLDYCNSLLAGLPANSIKPLQLLQNAAARVVFNEPKRAHVTPLLVRLHWLPVAARIKFKTLMFAYKVTSGLAPSYLLSLLQIYVPSRNLRSVNERRLVVPSQRGKKSLSRTLTLNLPSWWNELPNCIRTAESLAIFKKRLKTQLFSLHFTS; encoded by the exons atggctctaactgagacctggttgaggccggaggacactgctacacatgctactctttctgctaatttctctttttcccacactcctcgtcagacagggagagggggtgggactggactactaatttccaaagaatggaaatttactctgataccgtccctgccaacaatcagctcctttgaattccatgcagtcaccattatccaccccttctacataaatgtggttgtcatctaccgcccaccag gtgacttcaacatttacgttgacaaaccgcaagctgcagactttcagactttgcttgcctcttttgacctaaaaagagcacctacttctgctacccacaaatcaggtaatcagctagaccttatttacacacgacactgcttcactgatcaaacaatagtaactccactacaaatatctgatcatttccttctgtctctcaacatccacattactcctgagccgccacacactcctacactggttacctttcgcagaaacctacgatctctctcacccaatagactatccaccattgtttcagactctcttcctccatctcgcaaactcactgcacttgattcgaacagtgccactaatacactctgctccacactagcatcatgtctagaccgattatgtcctcttgcatccaggccagcccgtgccagtcctcctgcaccctggctctcggatgctctccgtgagcatcgctcaaaacttcgggctgcggagagaatttggcggaaaactaaaaatcctgcacatctcttaacataccaaactcttctgtcctctttctcagctgaggttacttctgcaaagcagacgtattaccgtctgaaaatcaacaatgccactaatcctcgcctactttttaaaacattttcctccctcctctatcctcctcctccacccgcatcctccacacttactactgatgactttgctacattcttctgcaccaaaactgcaaaaatcagtgctcaatttgctgcacctacaacaaacacgcaagatacaacaccaacaccacacacactcacctctttttctcagctctctgagtctgaggtgtccaaacttgtgctatctagccatgcaaccacctgtccactcgatcccattccctctcatctcttgcaagccatctctcctgcagtcataccaacactgactcacataattaacacatctcttgactctggtttattccccactacatttaagcaggctagggtaaccccactgctaaagaaacccaacctggaccatacgctacttgaaaactacagaccagtatccctgcttccattcatggccaagattctggagaaagtagtgttcaatcaagtcctggactttcttactcaaaacaatctcatggacaacaagcaatccggctttaagaaaggccactcaactgagactgccctgctctcggtcgtggaggatctcagactggctaaagcagactctaaatcatcagtcctcattttgctggacttgtcagctgcttttgacactgtcaaccaccagatcctgctatctacgcttgagtcactgggcgtcgcgggcactgttatacaatggttcagatcttacctctctgacaggtcattcagggtgtcttggaggggagaggtgtccaacctacagcatctaaacactggggtacctcaaggctctgttcttgggccacttctcttctccatctacacatcatctctaggaccagtcatccagagacatggattctcctaccactgctatgctgatgatacccagctatacctctcttttcatcctgatgatccctcggttccagaacgtatctcagcctgcctgttggatatttcacactggatgaaagatcatcatcttcagctgaaccttgcaaaaacggaaatgcttgtagtttctgccaacccgactctacaccataacttttcaatccagatggatggggcaaccattactgcatccaaaatggtgaaaagccttggagtaacgattgatgaccaactaaacttctctgaccacatttctagaactgctcgatcgtgcagatttgcactctataacatcagaaagatccgacccttcttatctgaacatgcagctcaactccttgttcaagctcttgttctctccaaactggattactgcaactctctactagctgggcttccagctaactctatcaagcctcttcaactgctccagaatgcagcagcacgagttgtcttcaatgaacctaaacgagcacatgtcactccgctgctagtccgtttgcactggctgccagttgctgctcgcatcaaattcaaaactctgatgtttgcctacaaagtgacttctggcctagcaccttcttatctgctctcacttctgcagatctatgtgccctccagaaacttgcgttctgtgaatgaacgtcgcctcgtggttccatcccaaagagggaaaaaatcactttcgcgaacgctcacgctcaatctgcccagttggtggaatgaactccctaactgcatcagaacagcagagtcactcgctattttcaagaaacgactaaaaactcaactatttagtctccacttcacttcctaa